A genomic segment from Pedobacter sp. MC2016-14 encodes:
- a CDS encoding TonB-dependent receptor — MLKKLHIKLKSCLMVVGVLLLATNYGYSQKTDLITVKGKVTDDKGEGLIGVSVLVKGTAKGTSTDNNGNYAVEAPATATLVFSYIGFDAQEIKVNPSGILNVKMSGDKLLDQVVVVGYGTAKKKDLTGGLAVVGKDQLGMVSTPNLMDRLVGQVAGFSITTGNAAPGAAQTLVIRGENSLSADNNPLIILDGIPYSGALADLDPNNIENLSILKDASAVAIYGSRGSNGVILIQTKRGSLGQAQVSYRGQLGVAEPMQQIEVMGPNEYIRFQQDIGRLRQGYTGSLLDPVAGDIISVTERGNYINGITNNWQDYIFRSAISMDHQLSISGGTETTKYMASLAALDQDGVVYNSRLSRLNMTTNLDQTFNKWLTIGIGMQFTQRSDGGITPNIEHAIKQSPYGSYKDASGNYVPEPMEYSLIANPMRNVNAIQDRVNRNFFLSGYANILLPVKGLSGRSNFGYNYRSGFNGTYYGRNTFDGREQAGLVGGSASISNSHYTDYTWENILKYERELGDHRFDATGLFSIQQTKAIASSQSGQGFVTDDTEYFMLGKAERNIANSSGLEETALLSYMGRLNYSYKGRYLLTLTGRSDGASVFAINNKYAFFPAAAAAWQIGEESFLKDKLSWLSMLKLRLSYGANGNQAIPPYRSLDRLYSNVKYIFGDTGTPINTAYLAGDGVGNPNLKWETTYSTNIGLDFQLFKNRLGGTIDVYQSRTTDLLMTRTVPIMNGYSRIYDNIGETQNRGFEVTLNTVNIDKKDFKWSSTAVFSLNRDKIVELRGDGKDDINNNWFIGKPLRVFYDYNMVGIWQTGEQYSSQPGAAAGAAKLEDVDGNGVININDRKVIGSKNPRYNASFANRLSYKNFYASALVTGVFGVWRDDHMANMGAWTFGITNYVHDANYWTPENPNATIVSPGYLNSQGHGYYKKVNYVQVRNITFGYKIPQNIAKKVGLSGVDINASVNNLHTFSNIRQVLNYDNTWMASFPTARSYMFGLNVNF, encoded by the coding sequence ATGTTAAAAAAATTACACATTAAGCTCAAGAGCTGTTTAATGGTTGTTGGGGTGTTACTGCTGGCAACAAATTATGGCTATTCACAAAAAACAGACCTCATTACTGTTAAAGGGAAAGTTACTGATGACAAGGGGGAGGGACTGATTGGGGTTTCAGTACTCGTTAAAGGAACTGCTAAAGGAACATCTACGGATAACAATGGAAATTATGCTGTAGAGGCTCCAGCCACTGCTACTCTAGTTTTCTCTTACATTGGTTTCGATGCCCAGGAAATTAAAGTTAATCCATCTGGAATTTTAAATGTGAAGATGTCCGGAGATAAATTACTCGATCAGGTAGTAGTAGTGGGATATGGTACGGCTAAAAAGAAAGATCTAACCGGGGGATTGGCGGTAGTAGGTAAAGATCAGTTGGGGATGGTTTCTACACCAAACTTGATGGATAGATTGGTAGGCCAGGTTGCCGGTTTCAGTATTACAACTGGTAATGCAGCACCTGGTGCAGCCCAAACCTTGGTAATCCGAGGGGAAAATTCTCTTTCCGCTGATAACAATCCACTAATCATTTTGGACGGAATTCCGTATAGTGGTGCTCTGGCTGACCTGGATCCAAACAACATTGAGAATTTGAGTATTTTAAAGGATGCTTCTGCAGTTGCCATTTATGGGTCGCGCGGGTCTAACGGTGTAATCCTGATACAAACTAAAAGAGGATCATTAGGTCAAGCTCAGGTTTCTTATCGTGGACAGCTGGGCGTAGCTGAACCGATGCAACAAATAGAGGTGATGGGGCCAAATGAATATATCCGTTTTCAACAAGATATTGGAAGGCTAAGACAAGGATACACAGGCTCTTTACTAGATCCTGTAGCTGGAGACATCATCAGTGTTACTGAACGTGGAAATTATATCAATGGCATCACTAACAATTGGCAGGACTATATTTTTAGATCAGCAATCAGCATGGACCATCAGTTGAGTATTTCGGGCGGAACAGAAACTACAAAATATATGGCCTCTCTGGCTGCCCTGGACCAGGATGGAGTGGTATATAATTCTCGTTTGTCCAGATTAAACATGACGACCAATCTTGATCAAACTTTTAACAAGTGGTTGACCATTGGCATAGGTATGCAGTTTACGCAGAGGAGCGACGGAGGTATTACGCCGAATATAGAACATGCCATAAAGCAAAGCCCCTATGGTAGTTACAAAGATGCCTCAGGTAATTATGTTCCGGAGCCGATGGAATATTCTCTTATTGCCAATCCGATGCGAAATGTAAATGCCATTCAGGATAGGGTTAACCGCAACTTTTTTCTTTCTGGTTATGCCAATATACTACTGCCGGTAAAGGGACTGTCTGGAAGATCAAACTTTGGGTATAATTACAGAAGCGGTTTTAACGGAACTTACTATGGACGTAATACTTTTGATGGTAGAGAACAAGCTGGTTTAGTGGGAGGTAGTGCTTCGATCAGCAATTCGCACTATACTGACTATACCTGGGAAAATATACTGAAATACGAGCGCGAATTGGGTGATCACCGTTTTGATGCTACTGGTCTTTTTAGTATTCAGCAAACTAAAGCAATTGCGTCATCTCAAAGTGGACAAGGTTTTGTGACGGATGACACCGAATACTTCATGCTGGGTAAAGCTGAACGTAATATTGCTAACAGTTCGGGATTGGAAGAAACCGCATTGCTTTCATATATGGGTCGTTTAAACTACAGTTATAAAGGTAGATATCTATTAACGTTAACCGGCCGTTCGGATGGTGCCTCTGTTTTTGCGATAAATAATAAATATGCGTTTTTCCCTGCTGCTGCCGCTGCCTGGCAAATAGGTGAAGAAAGTTTTCTGAAAGATAAATTGAGTTGGTTAAGTATGTTAAAATTACGTCTCTCTTATGGCGCTAATGGTAACCAGGCCATACCTCCATATCGATCACTGGATCGTTTATACTCAAACGTGAAGTACATATTTGGTGATACTGGAACACCGATAAATACGGCATATTTAGCTGGTGATGGTGTGGGTAACCCAAACCTGAAATGGGAAACTACTTATTCTACCAACATAGGACTGGATTTCCAATTGTTTAAAAACAGACTGGGTGGTACCATTGACGTATATCAATCAAGAACAACAGATTTGTTAATGACACGTACTGTACCCATCATGAACGGATACAGCAGAATTTATGATAACATCGGGGAAACTCAGAATAGAGGTTTCGAAGTAACATTAAACACCGTTAACATCGATAAGAAAGATTTTAAATGGAGCTCGACAGCAGTTTTTTCGCTGAACCGCGATAAAATTGTAGAATTAAGAGGGGATGGGAAAGACGACATTAACAACAATTGGTTTATAGGTAAGCCGCTAAGGGTATTTTATGATTATAACATGGTTGGTATTTGGCAAACAGGAGAACAATACTCCTCACAACCGGGGGCGGCGGCTGGTGCCGCTAAGCTGGAAGATGTAGACGGTAATGGCGTGATCAACATCAATGACAGGAAAGTTATTGGCTCTAAAAATCCACGTTACAATGCATCCTTTGCCAATAGATTAAGTTACAAGAATTTTTATGCCTCCGCTCTGGTAACAGGGGTTTTTGGAGTGTGGCGTGACGATCATATGGCCAACATGGGTGCCTGGACTTTCGGAATTACCAATTACGTACACGATGCTAATTATTGGACACCAGAGAATCCAAATGCGACTATTGTTTCTCCGGGGTATCTTAATAGCCAGGGACATGGTTATTACAAAAAAGTAAATTATGTGCAAGTTAGAAATATCACTTTTGGATACAAGATCCCTCAAAATATAGCTAAAAAGGTAGGTTTGAGTGGTGTTGACATCAATGCCAGTGTTAATAATTTGCATACCTTCTCTAACATCAGGCAGGTACTTAATTACGACAACACCTGGATGGCTTCTTTTCCAACAGCACGTTCTTATATGTTCGGTCTAAATGTGAACTTCTAA
- a CDS encoding RagB/SusD family nutrient uptake outer membrane protein, whose amino-acid sequence MKNIITTSIALIILVSLGGCKKFLEEELKTELAPSNTYTSTYGFEVGSAGFYALTRSEYNTYGEGGAYIHNGAAPYEALQAATDIADAINSDASLMAFANLTLLPTERFVSTYWNWAYSLIASANLMLVYSEKNTNWDSPTDKVRFQAEARFFRAYAYRTLVYLYGDVPYVETILYDFKLNFTRTPKAEVIGHMVDDLKFAVDNLPINPDQVKDGKLTKWAASHLLSEIYLLQGDYVAAEQAALAVINSGRYGLMKTRFGVNKDKAGDVFNDLFLENNQNRLGTAANRESIWVLQFQFNVIGGGTNSDDWTRRAWIPNYSSITGFALADTLGGRGVAQLVPMKWWTGTNGTNADGNVTGIFGATDIRNSNYNIKRSWYYNNPSETALFGKKANITEQTWFSTKTLFPAITKFFYGRAENLSLTGSYKDRMKFRLAETYLLLAEAYLGQNNPQKAADAVNEVRRRANATDVGAAQMDMDFLLDERIRELVGEESRRFTLVRTKKYVDRVKAHNPAIQNKVTENHALWPIPQSIRDANRDAPFPQNPGYD is encoded by the coding sequence ATGAAAAATATTATAACAACAAGTATTGCACTTATTATACTGGTCTCGCTGGGTGGCTGTAAAAAGTTTTTAGAAGAAGAGTTAAAAACTGAATTGGCTCCAAGTAATACTTATACAAGTACTTATGGTTTTGAAGTTGGGAGTGCTGGATTTTATGCACTTACCCGTTCTGAATATAATACATATGGCGAAGGCGGCGCATATATCCACAACGGAGCTGCTCCTTATGAAGCTTTGCAAGCCGCCACGGATATTGCAGACGCAATTAATAGTGATGCCTCTTTAATGGCTTTTGCTAACTTAACGCTTTTGCCAACAGAGCGGTTTGTGAGCACCTATTGGAACTGGGCCTACAGCTTGATTGCTTCGGCGAATTTGATGCTTGTTTATTCTGAAAAGAACACCAACTGGGATTCGCCGACAGATAAAGTACGTTTCCAGGCCGAAGCTCGCTTTTTCAGAGCCTATGCTTATCGTACCTTAGTCTATCTTTACGGAGATGTACCTTATGTAGAAACCATATTGTACGATTTTAAGCTGAATTTTACCCGTACACCAAAAGCGGAAGTGATAGGGCATATGGTAGACGACTTAAAATTTGCGGTAGACAATCTCCCAATCAATCCAGATCAGGTAAAAGACGGCAAATTAACCAAGTGGGCTGCAAGTCATTTATTAAGCGAAATCTATTTATTGCAGGGTGATTATGTTGCTGCGGAACAAGCTGCATTGGCTGTTATTAATAGTGGGCGCTATGGTTTGATGAAAACCAGATTTGGCGTTAACAAAGATAAAGCCGGGGATGTTTTTAATGATTTGTTTTTAGAGAATAACCAGAATAGATTGGGTACAGCTGCCAATAGAGAAAGTATTTGGGTATTGCAATTTCAATTTAACGTTATAGGTGGAGGTACCAACTCTGATGATTGGACGCGTAGAGCATGGATACCAAATTACTCTTCCATAACTGGTTTTGCTTTGGCGGATACCTTAGGTGGTAGAGGTGTTGCACAGTTAGTGCCTATGAAATGGTGGACAGGAACAAACGGCACGAATGCAGATGGAAATGTTACCGGTATTTTTGGTGCTACAGACATCCGGAATTCAAATTATAACATTAAACGTAGTTGGTATTATAACAATCCTAGTGAAACTGCTTTATTTGGCAAAAAGGCCAATATTACAGAACAAACTTGGTTTAGTACCAAAACGTTATTTCCGGCCATTACTAAGTTTTTTTACGGACGCGCCGAGAACTTAAGCTTAACTGGTAGTTATAAGGATAGGATGAAATTCCGTTTAGCCGAAACCTATCTGCTTTTAGCTGAAGCATATTTGGGGCAGAACAACCCTCAGAAGGCAGCTGATGCCGTGAATGAGGTGCGCAGAAGAGCTAATGCTACTGATGTGGGAGCTGCTCAAATGGACATGGATTTTCTTTTGGATGAACGCATCCGGGAACTGGTGGGTGAAGAAAGCAGAAGGTTTACGCTTGTGCGGACCAAAAAATATGTTGATCGTGTAAAGGCTCATAATCCGGCAATCCAGAATAAGGTAACCGAAAATCATGCGCTGTGGCCAATTCCTCAATCCATTAGAGATGCCAACCGGGATGCACCATTCCCTCAGAATCCAGGTTACGACTAA
- a CDS encoding SusE domain-containing protein: MKSINYLHKTLLSLSLVLCFFACKKDVKDIEKVQEKMELKASSTAIALDENNLSKGIVTFTWEPARAQSDDHLVTYTTRLDVVGNNFGTSTAIMNYEDDGVYGRSFTSEQLQNWANEKWKIPANQTFTLEFRVVAEWEGGSTFEAPEVRTMRVNVTPIKTIVFDADKVFLAGSAILGSTRIEMPKTLENANQYAYVLNLQPGDLEIPVEYKGATNYIATADGVTALKDGTAVAIKTRENAFGWKIETAGKYRVVVNMQKATATIYSPAQDLKPASVNWILNAVATTTEVNALWTYGEPTGWAWRAGSWTQSLADPQIFVYSGPALTGRTKFGVAPTNQTYVYTGNNTATNTAVTLGISYTVYSGYSSSERDAYFSLPSGTNFMVLDLRNRTYVATKR, encoded by the coding sequence ATGAAAAGTATAAACTATTTACATAAAACTTTATTGTCTTTGAGCTTAGTGCTTTGTTTTTTTGCCTGTAAAAAGGACGTTAAAGACATTGAAAAAGTGCAGGAAAAAATGGAGCTTAAAGCTTCATCTACTGCCATTGCCCTGGATGAAAATAACCTGTCTAAAGGTATAGTTACCTTTACATGGGAGCCTGCCAGAGCACAATCGGACGATCATTTGGTGACCTATACAACGAGGTTAGACGTAGTGGGTAATAACTTCGGTACATCAACCGCCATTATGAATTATGAAGATGATGGCGTGTACGGTAGGAGCTTTACTTCAGAACAATTGCAAAATTGGGCAAATGAAAAATGGAAAATTCCAGCTAATCAGACTTTTACATTGGAGTTTAGGGTTGTTGCCGAATGGGAAGGCGGATCTACATTTGAAGCTCCGGAAGTACGGACGATGAGAGTTAATGTTACACCAATTAAAACCATCGTGTTCGATGCGGATAAGGTGTTTTTGGCCGGGAGCGCAATTTTAGGTAGTACCAGGATTGAGATGCCTAAAACACTTGAAAATGCAAATCAGTATGCCTATGTCCTAAATCTCCAGCCGGGGGATTTAGAAATTCCTGTAGAATATAAAGGAGCTACTAATTATATAGCAACCGCTGATGGAGTTACAGCTTTGAAAGACGGCACAGCAGTGGCTATTAAAACACGTGAAAATGCTTTCGGGTGGAAAATTGAAACCGCTGGGAAGTATCGTGTGGTGGTGAACATGCAGAAAGCCACCGCCACAATTTATTCTCCAGCCCAGGATCTTAAACCGGCTTCTGTGAACTGGATACTTAATGCGGTTGCAACTACAACAGAAGTTAATGCATTGTGGACTTACGGTGAGCCTACAGGCTGGGCTTGGAGAGCTGGTAGTTGGACACAAAGTCTTGCTGACCCACAAATATTTGTTTACTCGGGACCAGCTTTGACTGGCAGGACAAAATTTGGTGTTGCTCCAACTAACCAAACGTATGTATATACAGGGAATAATACCGCTACGAACACAGCTGTTACACTGGGTATTTCGTACACTGTATATAGTGGCTACAGCAGTAGTGAACGTGACGCGTATTTCAGTCTGCCTTCTGGTACTAACTTTATGGTTCTGGATCTTAGAAACAGAACATACGTTGCCACAAAGCGTTAA
- a CDS encoding DUF4832 domain-containing protein, whose product MKKINYKIMGLKSISMALCIMLFACKKNSDNDTKEFEGTLVKPSYNRSTTFRNPLNGWVMYGSGSGVPAYWDTEYYVPDLGKRVKAIDYASACYIRTSWATFNPSNGVYAWRDPSTALYKMIKGAESRGLPIAFRVVVDGRDQGLNTPQFVFDAGAKYYVENASFPNRKTPYPQDAIFRQHYAKFIEELAADFNDPVKTSFIDAYGLGKWGEAHNVIYADPNTPAGQNTEVAKEEVIDWVSDLYVRTFTKIPLVINYHRVVGDPVSWGSVNPNTDRLLNKMINKGYSLRQDAFGMTDYYQSWEKAFAKAWNFKRPILMEGGWITSGTHRYWIDPSGKYREGHPEDVRKGEFDASLEAAVNMMDFRIGDIESWFANSFSLVQRFISEGGYRIYPDQIYLPEQVSGSAETTITHRWRNMGWGYLPNNIPQWNFKYKVAFALLDANGSVKKVYVDKNSEPSAWLKNAPVRYEFKTTLGVPAGSYTWAVAIVDTTKDNQPGIRLAVNGDITADGWLKLMNVQVQ is encoded by the coding sequence ATGAAGAAAATAAACTATAAAATAATGGGCTTAAAATCAATTTCGATGGCCCTATGTATTATGCTTTTTGCTTGCAAAAAGAATTCGGATAATGATACAAAGGAATTTGAGGGAACACTTGTAAAACCTAGCTACAATAGAAGTACTACTTTTCGTAATCCACTAAATGGCTGGGTAATGTATGGATCGGGGTCAGGTGTACCTGCTTATTGGGATACTGAATATTATGTCCCTGATTTGGGAAAAAGGGTTAAGGCGATAGACTATGCCTCTGCTTGTTACATTCGAACAAGTTGGGCTACATTTAATCCGTCTAACGGGGTATATGCCTGGAGAGACCCGAGTACTGCACTTTATAAGATGATCAAAGGAGCTGAAAGCCGGGGTTTGCCAATCGCTTTTCGTGTTGTTGTAGATGGACGTGACCAAGGCTTGAACACGCCACAATTTGTATTTGATGCCGGTGCAAAATATTATGTTGAGAATGCTTCTTTTCCCAACCGTAAAACACCTTATCCTCAGGATGCAATTTTTAGGCAGCACTACGCAAAGTTTATTGAAGAGCTGGCAGCAGATTTTAATGATCCGGTTAAAACATCGTTTATTGATGCGTATGGTTTAGGTAAATGGGGCGAAGCGCATAACGTTATTTATGCAGATCCGAATACTCCCGCGGGACAAAATACGGAAGTGGCTAAAGAGGAAGTTATAGATTGGGTTTCAGATCTGTATGTGCGGACATTTACAAAGATACCTTTGGTGATAAACTATCACCGGGTAGTTGGAGATCCGGTTAGCTGGGGTTCTGTAAACCCAAATACCGACAGGTTATTAAACAAAATGATTAACAAAGGATACAGCCTTAGACAGGATGCCTTTGGAATGACTGATTACTACCAAAGCTGGGAAAAGGCTTTTGCTAAAGCCTGGAATTTTAAACGCCCAATCCTGATGGAAGGCGGATGGATTACAAGTGGCACGCACCGTTATTGGATAGATCCAAGTGGTAAATATAGAGAGGGACACCCGGAGGATGTGAGAAAGGGGGAGTTTGACGCCTCATTAGAAGCGGCTGTAAATATGATGGATTTCCGCATTGGAGATATTGAAAGTTGGTTTGCTAATTCCTTTTCTCTAGTACAACGTTTTATTTCTGAAGGAGGCTATCGTATATATCCGGATCAGATTTATTTGCCAGAGCAAGTGAGCGGTAGTGCTGAAACGACTATTACCCACCGCTGGAGAAATATGGGCTGGGGTTATTTACCTAACAATATTCCGCAATGGAATTTTAAATATAAGGTGGCATTTGCTTTATTGGATGCCAATGGCAGCGTGAAGAAGGTTTATGTTGATAAAAATAGCGAGCCTTCTGCCTGGCTGAAGAATGCCCCGGTAAGATACGAATTCAAAACTACTTTGGGCGTGCCAGCAGGAAGCTACACCTGGGCTGTAGCAATTGTTGATACTACTAAAGATAACCAACCAGGAATAAGGCTGGCGGTTAATGGCGACATTACTGCTGATGGCTGGTTGAAGCTAATGAATGTGCAGGTACAGTAA
- a CDS encoding DUF808 domain-containing protein, whose translation MASGFFAILDDIGALMDDVSVAAKVATKKTAGILGDDLAVNAEKATGFLSSRELPVLWAITKGSLVNKIIIVPVALILNVFFPIAIKFILLLGGAYLAFEGVEKIVEYLFHRPKKGHEVVDEREQNDTDAEKAKVKSAVLTDFILSVEIVIIALGTVLEESLSIQILTVSVVAILATIGVYGIVALIVRMDDAGYKLIKKANEKGFLAGLGRFLVKSLPIIIRILAVVGTIALILVSGGIFVHNVEYFHHLLPTVPGVVKEFGIGLVAGLLVVALVTGSKKLIAVFKNTN comes from the coding sequence ATGGCCTCAGGTTTTTTTGCAATTTTAGATGATATAGGTGCGTTAATGGATGATGTTTCTGTTGCCGCAAAAGTAGCGACAAAGAAAACCGCCGGGATTTTAGGGGATGATTTGGCTGTAAATGCTGAAAAAGCCACAGGTTTTTTATCGTCCAGAGAACTACCTGTACTTTGGGCAATTACTAAAGGATCTCTGGTTAACAAGATTATTATTGTTCCGGTAGCCTTGATTTTAAATGTGTTTTTTCCAATAGCCATTAAATTCATCTTATTACTTGGAGGCGCTTACCTGGCTTTTGAAGGTGTTGAGAAGATTGTAGAATATTTATTTCATCGTCCAAAAAAAGGTCATGAAGTAGTGGATGAGCGTGAGCAAAATGATACTGATGCTGAAAAAGCCAAAGTTAAATCTGCAGTACTGACCGATTTTATTTTATCCGTAGAAATTGTAATTATTGCCTTGGGTACCGTTTTGGAAGAGAGTTTATCTATACAGATCTTGACTGTATCTGTAGTTGCAATTTTGGCAACTATTGGTGTTTATGGTATAGTTGCATTGATTGTAAGGATGGATGATGCAGGCTACAAATTGATTAAAAAGGCCAATGAAAAAGGGTTTCTCGCTGGTTTGGGGCGCTTTCTGGTAAAATCGTTACCAATCATTATTCGTATACTAGCTGTAGTGGGTACGATAGCCCTAATTCTGGTGTCGGGAGGTATTTTTGTTCACAACGTGGAATATTTCCACCATTTACTTCCAACTGTACCTGGAGTTGTTAAAGAATTCGGTATTGGATTAGTTGCCGGACTGCTTGTAGTTGCACTGGTGACAGGCAGCAAAAAGTTAATTGCGGTGTTTAAGAATACAAATTAA
- a CDS encoding response regulator, translated as MPNPTKTSRVMLIDDNEVDLKIHSRIITLTKLFDQIIQCNSAESALSYLQKNLNTPEELPDFILLDIQMPDMNGFEFLEAYKRFPNELANHCSIAMLSSTLDFGDIKRAEANAYVVKLLKKPLNPEELRELINLYS; from the coding sequence ATGCCCAATCCAACTAAAACAAGCAGGGTAATGCTTATAGATGACAATGAAGTAGATTTAAAAATCCACTCCAGAATAATTACCCTTACCAAATTATTTGATCAAATTATCCAATGTAATTCGGCAGAATCGGCCTTATCATATCTTCAAAAAAACCTAAACACACCAGAAGAGTTGCCAGATTTCATCCTGCTTGATATACAAATGCCAGACATGAACGGATTTGAATTTTTAGAAGCTTATAAAAGATTTCCTAATGAATTAGCCAATCACTGTTCAATTGCCATGCTTTCCTCTACACTTGATTTTGGGGATATTAAAAGAGCAGAGGCTAATGCTTATGTGGTTAAACTTTTAAAAAAGCCGCTCAATCCAGAAGAACTCAGAGAACTAATTAATTTGTATTCTTAA
- a CDS encoding hybrid sensor histidine kinase/response regulator — translation MSAPTVRVLYIDDEENNLNSFKASFRRQYEIYTAISAFEGLKILQSVSIQVIIADQKMPGLTGVEFFKSITETFPDPIRILLTGYTDVESLADAINHGDIYRYITKPWNDLELHNSIKNAYDAYKAKIDLRNKVSELEKTNDELNRFIYSISHELRAPLVSVIGVLNLVKMEDLYHSSGEYWSMIENCSNKLDYYIQKTLQYYKNNKTVSENTDIDFNTLTYDLLEVYSLADRETVFKIKIDQQHRFSGDAFRIEVILGNLISNAIKYQKEEETHKKVSIDIQVTQLEAEIIINDNGIGILNEHLERIFTQFFKSSTLSGSGLGLFIVKEALNKINGKITVSSDEINGTTFKINIPNAQSN, via the coding sequence ATGAGTGCACCAACTGTAAGGGTTCTATATATTGATGATGAGGAAAATAATTTAAACTCATTTAAAGCTAGCTTTAGACGTCAATATGAAATTTATACAGCAATTTCTGCCTTTGAAGGATTAAAAATACTTCAAAGTGTTTCTATCCAGGTAATTATTGCAGATCAAAAGATGCCTGGATTAACTGGCGTAGAATTTTTTAAAAGCATTACAGAAACCTTTCCCGACCCTATTCGTATTTTATTAACTGGTTATACAGATGTGGAGTCTTTAGCTGATGCTATAAATCATGGTGACATTTACAGATACATTACAAAACCATGGAATGACCTTGAGTTGCACAATTCTATAAAGAATGCTTACGATGCTTACAAAGCAAAGATAGATCTTAGAAATAAGGTATCAGAGTTAGAAAAAACCAACGACGAACTCAACAGATTCATTTACAGCATTTCTCATGAATTAAGAGCGCCTCTTGTATCAGTAATTGGCGTCCTGAACCTCGTAAAAATGGAAGATCTTTACCATTCAAGTGGTGAGTACTGGTCTATGATAGAAAACTGTTCAAACAAGTTGGATTACTACATCCAGAAAACACTTCAATACTACAAAAACAACAAAACGGTTTCTGAAAATACCGATATAGATTTCAATACCCTAACGTATGACCTGCTGGAAGTTTATTCCCTGGCAGATCGCGAAACAGTTTTTAAAATAAAGATTGATCAGCAGCATCGTTTTTCGGGAGATGCTTTTAGAATAGAGGTAATTTTAGGCAACTTGATTTCTAATGCAATAAAATATCAGAAAGAAGAAGAAACCCATAAAAAAGTAAGCATTGATATTCAGGTTACACAGCTGGAGGCAGAAATTATTATTAACGACAATGGTATTGGCATTTTAAATGAGCATTTGGAAAGGATATTTACTCAGTTTTTTAAAAGCAGCACATTGAGTGGCAGTGGTCTGGGCTTATTTATTGTTAAAGAAGCCCTCAACAAAATCAATGGAAAAATAACAGTGAGTTCTGATGAAATTAATGGTACTACTTTTAAAATAAATATACCAAATGCCCAATCCAACTAA